A section of the Verrucomicrobiota bacterium genome encodes:
- the tnpB gene encoding IS66 family insertion sequence element accessory protein TnpB, with protein MLSFSGSLKVFVALEACDLRKGFSGLYAAVTERLGEDPRGGALFVFCNRRRTRLKILCWDGTGLWVLTKRLEQGTFSWPRHVEPQTTKLSLTPQALALLTDGVDLRGAKLRPWYQRED; from the coding sequence ATGCTGAGCTTTTCCGGCAGCCTGAAAGTATTCGTCGCGCTGGAAGCCTGCGACCTGCGCAAAGGCTTCAGCGGCCTCTATGCCGCCGTGACCGAGCGCCTCGGGGAAGATCCCAGGGGCGGCGCGCTCTTCGTGTTCTGCAACCGGCGGCGCACGCGCCTCAAAATCCTCTGCTGGGATGGCACCGGTCTGTGGGTGCTGACGAAGCGCTTGGAGCAGGGAACTTTTTCGTGGCCCCGGCACGTCGAGCCGCAAACCACCAAGCTCAGTTTGACGCCGCAAGCGCTGGCGCTGCTGACCGACGGCGTGGATTTGCGCGGCGCGAAACTGCGTCCGTGGTATCAGCGCGAGGACTGA